The Gemmatimonadota bacterium DH-78 region ACCGCCGCGCGATGCAGCTGGTGTTCGACGGGCACGTCGAAGCGCCGATCCACGACGTGCTGCCCCTCGGCGACACGCGTCGGGCCCACGAGCGGCTGGAAGCGGGCGGGGTGTTCGGCAAGCTCGTGATCCGGCCCGACGCATGACCCGGGCCCTTGCCGGCGTCCCCGGCGCCCGACGCCCCGCTCGCGCATTCCCCCGCCCACCCGGAGTCGCCCGATGGAGTTGAACGAAGCGCAGCGTCTCGTGGACGAGTGGATCGGGCAGTTTGAGGAGGGCTACTGGCCCCCGCTGGTGAACCTGGCCCGACTCACCGAGGAGGTGGGCGAGCTCGCCCGGCTCATGAACCACCGCTTCGGCCCGAAGAAGAAGAAGCCGGGCGAGGCCGAGCAGGATCTGGCGCTGGAGCTGGCCGACGTGCTCTTCGTGCTGCTGGTCATCGCCAACGAGCAGGGGATCGACCTGGGCGAGGCCCTCGACCGCA contains the following coding sequences:
- a CDS encoding nucleotide pyrophosphohydrolase, whose amino-acid sequence is MELNEAQRLVDEWIGQFEEGYWPPLVNLARLTEEVGELARLMNHRFGPKKKKPGEAEQDLALELADVLFVLLVIANEQGIDLGEALDRTLDKYRARDSDRWVRKAP